Part of the Nitrosopumilus piranensis genome is shown below.
ACATAAAATATTGTGAAGTTGCATTTTCTAAAACATATGAAAAATTTTTCAATGGACCAATATTTTTATCTTGTCTGTAATACTTTATTCTCGAATCTTTTTTTGCATACTCTCTACAAATTTTTTCTGTGTTATCATTTGAAGCATTATCCGATATTATTAACTCAAAATCTGTAAATGTTTGGTTTAACAATGAATTAATGGATTTTTCTATGGATTTCTCTCCGTTATAGACAGGTAATCCTATTGAAAGCATGATTTACAAATATTATAATATCCTATCATTAATCATTAATTCTTTTTTCAATTCTATATCATTTTCAATGTGTTTATACCAATCTAAAGTGATTGTTTTTAGTGATGTATCTACAGTATTGTTTTGTAATGAATCAAATAGTTCTTTAACTCCATCAATTAGTGAAAAATTTACCTTAAATCCAGTAATATTATGAATTTTATCAAATGAAAGGGAATATGACCTATGATCGTTGTTATCGCCAAGCTCTACTTCACATTTAGGGTTAAGTGCATTTTTAATTTCATAAGCTAATTCACCCATAGAATAATTTTGATTATTATCTCCAACATTAAAAATTTGGCCAGAAATATCATTTATTTTTGCATTTAGAATTGATTTGTATGCATTAACTGCATCTTTAATATGTATAAATGGTCGAGTGTTATTTTTACCTCTTACAGTAATCTTTCCATTTTGAAATAAATCTAAGACCATACTATTAACAGAAATATCAAATCTCATTCTAGGAGAAACGCCAAAGATACTTGAAAATCTTAATGCAGTTACTGAAAAAGAATCATCATTAAGTTTCATAGAATCAATTTCTGCATTTCTATTAGCTTTAGAGTATGAAGTTAATGGAAAAACAGAAAAAGTTTCATTTGCAATTTTTTCTTGTTTTCCATAAATACTTGCACTGGATGCTAAAATATACTGTTTTACACCTTTATTCTTACTTTCCAAAGCAACTCTAGCCCTTCCCAAATGATTAATTTCAAATGTTTTTTCAGGATTTAACTCTCCAATCGGATCATTTGACAATGCAGCTAAATCCAATACAACATCTACATCATCAAGAATTGAAGGGTCAAACCATCTAATATCATCTTTAAGCAATTCTAAACGATCATTTTGTAGATTTTTAAAAAATTTATCACCAAAAAAGAATCGATCTAGACATTTGATATGATATCCATCGTTAAGTAATTGTGGAATTAATACTGAACCTACATATCCAGCACCTCCAGTTATGAAAATTTTCTTCATTTTGAAATATTATTTTTAGACTTATTAATTATAGTTACTTTTTAAAGAAAAATTTATCATTTCAATATGGTATTAACTGCATTTTCTAAAAAATATTCAGATTTTATCTTTTTTGTGTTACAACCCATTTTCTCTCCAGCTAAAATATCGGATTCACTATCACCAATAAACCAACTATTTTTAAAATCAATATCAAATTGGGTTGCAGCTAATTCTAATAAACCAGTTTTTGGTTTACGACAACCACATTTTTCATCTGGCCTATGAGGACAATAAAAGAAACCATCTATTTTCATCTCTAATTTAGATTGTATTTTTTCATGTATTGCTTGTATTTTTTGATGAGTACTTAAACCACGATTTATTACAGATTGATTAGTTATCACAATTACAAGATAATTATTTTGTTTAATTTTTTTTATAATAGTATCAAGATTAGGTAAAATTTCTAATTCTTCAACATTTTTGACATAATCGCTCCTTTTTTTATTAATAACTCCATCACGATCTAAAAAA
Proteins encoded:
- a CDS encoding NAD-dependent epimerase/dehydratase family protein, whose translation is MKKIFITGGAGYVGSVLIPQLLNDGYHIKCLDRFFFGDKFFKNLQNDRLELLKDDIRWFDPSILDDVDVVLDLAALSNDPIGELNPEKTFEINHLGRARVALESKNKGVKQYILASSASIYGKQEKIANETFSVFPLTSYSKANRNAEIDSMKLNDDSFSVTALRFSSIFGVSPRMRFDISVNSMVLDLFQNGKITVRGKNNTRPFIHIKDAVNAYKSILNAKINDISGQIFNVGDNNQNYSMGELAYEIKNALNPKCEVELGDNNDHRSYSLSFDKIHNITGFKVNFSLIDGVKELFDSLQNNTVDTSLKTITLDWYKHIENDIELKKELMINDRIL
- a CDS encoding D-glycero-alpha-D-manno-heptose-1,7-bisphosphate 7-phosphatase, whose translation is MNKVFFLDRDGVINKKRSDYVKNVEELEILPNLDTIIKKIKQNNYLVIVITNQSVINRGLSTHQKIQAIHEKIQSKLEMKIDGFFYCPHRPDEKCGCRKPKTGLLELAATQFDIDFKNSWFIGDSESDILAGEKMGCNTKKIKSEYFLENAVNTILK